One genomic window of Diospyros lotus cultivar Yz01 chromosome 8, ASM1463336v1, whole genome shotgun sequence includes the following:
- the LOC127808575 gene encoding uncharacterized protein LOC127808575, translating into MGRMIEGKAVKKGSHSPGKLSWSPFPVDLRSPASLGIIGDNDPYDHLDAFNVQMDLWEEFQKKFIDQYRSLQRQLAPTCHLTTVLQWSNESSKDYIKRFKREVNNVESPSDESILTAISVGLQKDEKLYESIYKSPVRDLGEFYERAAKEVQWEEAFGLKKSSDQERGVHTSQSKKRGDEDSHKEGRGWSPNDQTAKKARYGQGVERPARQGRYESYSVLSDSQDRIFATKRNKEDFERPNPLKTPDKYKTKRKLCAYHNEAGHTTSECWALKDAIEELIKRGRLRDYVVHPRD; encoded by the exons ATGGGGCGCATGATCGAAGGGAAAGCTGTGAAGAAAGGATCCCATTCTCCAGGGAAATTGAGCTGGAGCCCCTTCCCCGTAGATTTAAGGTCCCCAGCATCCCTCGGTATAATTGGGGACAACGACCCTTATGACCACCTCGACGCTTTCAATGTCCAGATGGACCT TTGGGAGGAATTCCAGAAGAAATTTATAGATCAGTATAGATCGCTCCAAAGGCAGCTCGCCCCAACATGCCACCTCACTACAGTACTCCAATGGTCTAAcgaatcttcaaaagattacaTAAAAAGGTTCAAGCGCGAAGTGAATAATGTTGAGAGCCCCTCCGACGAAAGTATCCTGACCGCGATCTCCGTCGGGCTTCAGAAGGATGAGAAACTCTACGAAAGCATTTACAAGTCTCCAGTAAGAGACCTTGGCGAATTTTATGAGCGAGCTGCGAAGGAGGTTCAGTGGGAGGAAGCATTCGGCCTGAAAAAATCGAGTGACCAGGAAAGAGGGGTACATACTAGCCAAAGCAAGAAGAGAGGTGATGAAGACTCTCACAAGGAAGGTCGAGGATGGAGCCCCAACGATCAGACGGCCAAAAAGGCGAGGTACGGGCAGGGTGTTGAACGACCAGCACGCCAAGGTCGGTATGAAAGTTACAGTGTCTTATCTGACTCCCAAGACAGGATCTTCGCCACAAAACGTAACAAGGAAGACTTTGAAAGGCCCAACCCTCTAAAGACTCCCGACAAATACAAAACCAAGAGAAAATTATGTGCTTATCACAATGAGGCGGGGCACACCACCTCCGAGTGCTGGGCACTAAAAGATGCAATTGAAGAACTAATCAAAAGAGGTCGACTACGTGACTATGTGGTGCATCCTAGGGATTAA